The following coding sequences are from one Candidatus Nitrohelix vancouverensis window:
- a CDS encoding DUF2203 domain-containing protein — MSQKKYFTVTEANSFVDRLLTDIPRIQELLGSLSNDFEDVKHAQKKANLNGGSLQGGAYLEKAVLFQDMIKRLESDGCILKGVQNGLVDFLHEREGREVYLCWRYPERKIEYWHEIDGGFAGRQKIE; from the coding sequence ATGTCTCAAAAAAAATATTTTACGGTTACGGAAGCGAACTCCTTCGTCGACCGTTTATTAACAGATATTCCCAGGATTCAGGAGTTATTAGGTTCGTTGAGCAATGATTTTGAAGATGTAAAACATGCACAGAAAAAAGCGAATCTCAATGGCGGTAGTTTGCAGGGTGGGGCTTATCTGGAAAAGGCCGTATTATTTCAAGATATGATCAAGCGCTTGGAATCAGATGGATGCATTTTAAAGGGCGTCCAGAACGGATTGGTTGATTTTCTTCATGAGCGGGAAGGTCGTGAGGTGTACTTGTGTTGGCGTTATCCGGAGCGGAAAATTGAATACTGGCATGAAATTGACGGCGGCTTTGCAGGGCGACAGAAAATCGAATGA
- a CDS encoding formylglycine-generating enzyme family protein, translating into MFGIIGSFAISILFLLVIVWEVQKSITYDKEIRKKAGEAKQLVVGDNRDFSIYESYVGSDEREMVLIPEGVFTRGADNGGYDEKPQQEIYLDAFYIDKYEVTVEAYDRFRRASNYVEPSFPFFQGDSAIFATPDFPVVGVSWVDASNYCEWAGKRLPSEAEWEKAARGTHGLTYPWGNKYLSKRANINGTEDGFQYLAAVGSFPMGRSNYGVYDMAGNASEWVLDWYDQFYYANAPMMNPEGPENKSNRVFRGGSWDARKVDVRSAKRFAATPGRKDSILGFRCALAKKDVEK; encoded by the coding sequence ATGTTTGGCATCATTGGCAGTTTTGCCATTTCTATTTTATTTTTGCTGGTGATTGTGTGGGAAGTTCAAAAATCCATTACTTACGATAAAGAAATCAGGAAAAAAGCAGGCGAAGCCAAGCAATTGGTGGTCGGCGACAATCGGGATTTCAGCATCTATGAATCGTATGTCGGCTCTGACGAGCGGGAGATGGTCCTCATTCCAGAGGGCGTGTTCACGCGCGGGGCGGACAATGGCGGCTATGACGAAAAACCCCAGCAGGAAATTTATCTCGACGCTTTTTATATAGATAAATACGAGGTGACGGTTGAAGCTTACGACCGGTTTCGGCGCGCATCGAATTATGTGGAACCCTCATTTCCTTTTTTTCAGGGGGATAGCGCTATCTTTGCCACGCCGGACTTTCCGGTTGTCGGCGTTTCTTGGGTGGACGCCAGCAATTATTGCGAATGGGCGGGCAAGCGATTGCCGAGCGAGGCGGAGTGGGAAAAAGCGGCTCGCGGCACGCACGGTCTGACCTACCCCTGGGGCAACAAGTATTTGTCCAAGCGCGCCAATATCAATGGCACTGAGGACGGTTTTCAGTATCTGGCGGCGGTTGGCAGTTTTCCAATGGGGCGGAGTAATTACGGCGTTTACGATATGGCCGGCAATGCTTCGGAGTGGGTTCTCGACTGGTACGACCAGTTTTATTATGCGAATGCGCCGATGATGAATCCTGAGGGACCTGAGAACAAGAGCAATCGGGTTTTCAGGGGAGGTTCCTGGGACGCTCGAAAAGTCGACGTGCGTTCGGCAAAACGCTTCGCCGCAACGCCGGGTCGAAAAGACAGTATTCTTGGTTTCCGTTGCGCTCTTGCGAAAAAAGACGTTGAAAAATAA
- a CDS encoding tetratricopeptide repeat protein — MGNTQYSVATVLTLFMGGLAVGSFWGGKLVDRSHSPLKIYAVLEVAIGLFCLLVPVLIDSAFPIFQFIYLSYGDNHAVASLLRFLVCGVILLIPTSLMGATLPVLGKFVSNDPAFIGRDVGSLYSANTFGAVIGAFVSGIVLIRLFGVQASIGIAAFFNLFIAWVVWFLFLRQASVNESGVGGSDSDVKTPPTSWTSEQWQVLMVFFVSGACAMIYQLAWNRIFSLLLGSSIYAFSLILTTFILGLALGAVVFSRWVNRFQDLPKVFAVMQAVIGLSALLALPFFGDIPFLNRWVYQNLNYDFILIQGFMFLVIFSLLFIPTFFMGGQFPVVVKILIERLSNLGENVGRVYASNTIGSIAGSFVAGFVLIPIVGIQNSILTAIMLNLTLAVILLWKSPSVSSFAKIYIAPILLLACLAVGKNVPAWDKAVISSGSFMPYRIEDLSEAEQKKNKILFYKEGMHTTVTVELSVSGNVFLRVNGKTDASLALDMRTQLLSGYLPMVLHENPQSALVVGQGSGITLGAVEQFPVKEIDLVEISSAVIEGSRFFDPFNHQALDDPRVNLIVEDGRNHIALTDKKYDVIISEPSNPWISGVGALFTKDFFELAQSRLAEKGILCIWVHTNMSPDGFRSIVKSFSEIFPVATMWESIVGDDYLLIGSNTPYAMNYETVEGLIHGESTRKDLNGVGIFDVSDLMSLMTMGREGLLKFSEGAMIHTDDNSLLEFSAPQYIYKDERSRIVSDLTPFFSIDPKLVRFTHTLPEEQDRILQHISGLKRSESQMAEIKRNGQIELRLEQGKEAVSENNYALALQRYKDILTIDPDHVLALYNMGSIFSGMNEPRAAIAAFERTLEINPHYLFGAIELAKAHLASGSPEEAVTLLRPLIAKYPADSELHLNYGLALAFDKQHDHAIREFQLASRLNPKSPLPHYYLGVEFSKSNKGEARDHLRRFVELAASDAEKQGMLDKARKLLNSL; from the coding sequence ATGGGGAATACCCAGTATTCCGTCGCCACGGTGTTGACCTTGTTCATGGGAGGTCTGGCTGTCGGTAGTTTCTGGGGCGGAAAACTGGTGGATCGCTCGCATTCACCCTTGAAGATTTACGCTGTTCTGGAGGTCGCCATTGGCCTCTTTTGTCTGCTGGTTCCGGTTCTCATTGACTCTGCCTTCCCAATTTTTCAATTCATATATTTGAGTTATGGCGACAATCATGCCGTTGCGAGCCTGCTACGTTTTCTGGTTTGCGGCGTCATCCTTCTGATCCCAACCTCTCTCATGGGGGCTACGCTTCCGGTGTTGGGCAAATTTGTCTCCAATGATCCTGCGTTCATAGGTCGGGATGTCGGCAGTTTGTATTCGGCCAATACTTTTGGCGCTGTGATTGGCGCCTTTGTTTCCGGCATCGTTTTGATTCGTCTTTTCGGGGTTCAGGCCTCCATTGGCATCGCCGCCTTCTTTAATCTCTTCATCGCCTGGGTCGTCTGGTTTTTATTTTTGAGACAGGCTTCTGTAAATGAAAGCGGGGTGGGCGGGTCGGATTCCGATGTGAAAACGCCGCCGACTTCCTGGACGTCGGAGCAATGGCAGGTGTTGATGGTTTTTTTCGTTTCCGGCGCCTGCGCCATGATTTATCAGCTAGCCTGGAATCGTATTTTCTCGCTCTTGCTCGGTTCGTCCATCTACGCCTTCAGTTTGATCCTGACCACCTTCATTCTTGGCCTTGCTCTGGGAGCGGTTGTTTTTTCCAGATGGGTGAACCGCTTTCAGGATTTGCCAAAAGTTTTTGCCGTCATGCAGGCGGTGATCGGGCTTTCGGCCTTACTCGCCCTGCCTTTTTTTGGCGACATTCCGTTTCTCAATCGCTGGGTCTATCAGAACCTGAATTACGATTTCATTTTGATTCAGGGTTTCATGTTTCTGGTCATCTTCAGCCTGCTGTTCATCCCGACCTTTTTCATGGGCGGTCAGTTTCCTGTGGTCGTTAAAATCCTGATCGAGCGTCTGTCTAATCTTGGCGAAAACGTCGGTCGGGTCTATGCCTCCAATACGATCGGCTCTATCGCAGGTTCTTTTGTGGCGGGCTTTGTGCTGATTCCGATCGTCGGCATTCAGAATTCCATTTTAACGGCGATCATGCTCAACCTGACTCTGGCGGTTATTCTGCTGTGGAAAAGTCCGAGCGTGTCGTCTTTCGCCAAAATCTATATTGCTCCCATACTCCTTCTGGCTTGTCTGGCTGTCGGTAAGAACGTTCCCGCCTGGGACAAGGCGGTGATCTCCAGCGGTTCATTTATGCCTTACCGTATTGAGGATTTGAGCGAGGCCGAACAGAAAAAAAATAAAATTCTTTTTTATAAAGAAGGGATGCACACCACGGTGACGGTGGAATTGTCGGTATCCGGGAATGTTTTTCTGCGTGTGAATGGAAAAACAGACGCTTCCCTGGCGCTGGACATGCGGACTCAACTCTTGTCCGGTTATCTGCCGATGGTCCTTCACGAAAACCCGCAAAGCGCCTTGGTGGTCGGGCAGGGGAGCGGCATCACCTTGGGCGCAGTCGAACAGTTTCCGGTCAAAGAAATCGATCTGGTGGAAATATCTTCGGCGGTGATCGAAGGCTCGCGCTTTTTTGATCCCTTCAACCATCAGGCGCTGGACGATCCGCGCGTTAATTTGATTGTGGAAGATGGGCGCAATCATATTGCGCTGACGGACAAGAAATACGACGTCATCATTTCTGAACCGTCCAATCCCTGGATATCCGGCGTTGGCGCTTTGTTCACGAAGGATTTTTTTGAATTGGCCCAGAGCCGTTTGGCGGAAAAGGGCATCCTGTGCATCTGGGTACATACGAACATGTCTCCAGACGGTTTCCGTTCGATCGTCAAATCATTCTCTGAAATTTTTCCTGTCGCTACGATGTGGGAATCCATTGTCGGGGATGATTATTTATTGATCGGGTCGAACACTCCTTATGCGATGAATTACGAAACGGTCGAGGGCCTGATTCATGGCGAGTCGACGCGAAAGGATCTCAACGGCGTCGGAATTTTCGATGTCAGCGATCTCATGAGTTTGATGACTATGGGGCGGGAGGGTTTGCTGAAATTCAGTGAAGGCGCCATGATTCATACCGACGACAATTCCCTGCTGGAGTTCAGCGCGCCGCAGTATATTTACAAGGATGAGAGGAGCCGGATTGTTAGCGATTTGACGCCGTTTTTTTCTATCGACCCGAAGCTGGTTCGCTTCACGCACACTCTTCCAGAAGAGCAGGACCGCATTCTCCAGCATATTTCAGGTTTGAAACGCTCTGAAAGCCAGATGGCGGAAATCAAACGCAATGGACAGATCGAATTGAGGCTGGAGCAGGGCAAGGAGGCGGTTTCTGAAAACAATTACGCGCTGGCATTGCAACGTTATAAAGACATACTGACCATCGACCCGGACCATGTGCTGGCCCTTTACAATATGGGTTCCATTTTTTCCGGGATGAATGAACCCCGCGCCGCGATTGCCGCGTTCGAGCGTACTCTGGAAATCAACCCGCATTATCTTTTTGGAGCCATCGAACTGGCGAAGGCGCATCTGGCTTCAGGCAGTCCCGAAGAGGCTGTGACTTTGTTGCGACCGCTGATAGCCAAGTACCCGGCAGACAGCGAATTGCATTTGAATTATGGATTGGCGCTGGCTTTCGACAAACAACACGATCATGCGATCAGGGAATTTCAGCTAGCGTCGCGATTGAACCCAAAATCCCCATTACCGCATTATTATCTGGGCGTTGAATTCAGTAAAAGTAATAAGGGCGAGGCCCGGGATCATCTGAGACGTTTTGTCGAACTGGCGGCTAGCGATGCAGAAAAGCAGGGTATGCTCGATAAGGCAAGAAAACTTCTAAACTCCCTTTAA
- a CDS encoding tetratricopeptide repeat protein: MPTKYKVIWTFCTLIVLLGFVLVSAINKSGKAGKGPMKEAKIKKEFDAKMKAAQEPPAPPPVDPIKEIQELNALGKYVEAAEYAAEVAEVNQDVSKIFTWWGISLVKAERRTEAFEKFERAVQLDTASTKTFLYWGLALAMEKRYQEAIEKYEAAVALDPENASAYAYWGAALGHLGKHREAVQKLEQARLVNKFEQASYGLLVDMYFHLNNYDSAWEIVKIAEKMNIAIPEGSLRRLSEAQPRVG, encoded by the coding sequence ATGCCTACCAAATATAAAGTTATCTGGACCTTTTGCACCCTCATCGTTCTGTTGGGTTTTGTTCTTGTCTCTGCAATTAATAAATCGGGGAAAGCGGGTAAGGGGCCGATGAAGGAAGCAAAAATCAAGAAAGAATTTGACGCTAAAATGAAGGCGGCGCAGGAACCGCCCGCTCCCCCGCCAGTCGACCCAATCAAGGAAATTCAGGAACTCAATGCTCTGGGTAAATACGTTGAAGCGGCAGAGTACGCCGCTGAAGTGGCGGAGGTTAACCAGGATGTCTCGAAAATTTTCACCTGGTGGGGGATTTCGCTCGTTAAAGCGGAACGTCGCACCGAGGCGTTTGAAAAATTCGAACGGGCTGTTCAACTGGACACGGCCAGCACGAAAACCTTTTTATATTGGGGTCTCGCGCTTGCGATGGAAAAACGCTACCAGGAGGCGATTGAAAAGTATGAGGCGGCTGTCGCTCTAGATCCTGAAAACGCCAGCGCCTACGCCTATTGGGGCGCCGCCCTGGGACATCTGGGCAAACATCGTGAAGCGGTGCAGAAGCTGGAGCAGGCGCGTCTGGTCAATAAATTCGAGCAGGCGAGCTATGGCTTGCTTGTGGACATGTATTTTCATTTGAATAATTACGATTCCGCTTGGGAAATCGTGAAAATTGCCGAAAAGATGAATATCGCCATACCGGAAGGTTCCTTGCGACGATTGTCCGAAGCTCAGCCCCGGGTCGGCTGA
- a CDS encoding VacJ family lipoprotein yields MNHFRILSIICGALCAVLLVNAPGDTFASASHSFQSPTVSSQSASDLVFAQTSEVTINLEKKMPSQMDIEKANEDSIQGEKPSALDGAVSESSSFSDIEDPFATQADEIPELKDPLEGYNRFMFNVNENIYDYFMEPVARGYRAVLHEDIRIALKNVFDNAMSPVKFVSSVVQGDLDKSARVLSRMVINTTVGLGGIFDVAGDGYAVDNVNEDFDQALGYHGVNTGPYIVLPFFGPSTARGMAGRVVDSFLNPTTFFSPSFLVGAGITMEEKVNDVSFIIEDKKSINESAIDEYESVRDFYHQYREGLLKE; encoded by the coding sequence GTGAATCATTTTCGAATTTTATCCATTATCTGTGGGGCCTTGTGCGCGGTTTTACTGGTCAACGCGCCGGGAGACACTTTCGCGAGCGCGAGTCATTCGTTCCAGTCGCCGACAGTATCTTCGCAATCAGCTTCGGATCTTGTTTTTGCACAGACTTCGGAAGTCACTATCAATCTCGAAAAAAAGATGCCGTCTCAGATGGATATAGAGAAGGCGAATGAAGATTCAATTCAAGGCGAAAAGCCGTCCGCTCTGGATGGCGCCGTTTCAGAAAGCTCCTCTTTCAGCGATATCGAAGATCCCTTCGCGACCCAGGCGGATGAAATTCCTGAATTGAAGGATCCGCTCGAAGGCTACAATCGTTTCATGTTCAACGTAAATGAGAATATTTACGACTATTTCATGGAACCGGTAGCGCGCGGCTATCGCGCTGTTTTGCATGAGGACATCCGCATCGCCTTGAAGAATGTGTTTGATAATGCGATGTCACCAGTTAAGTTTGTCAGTAGCGTGGTTCAAGGCGATCTGGATAAATCGGCCCGGGTATTGAGCCGTATGGTGATTAACACGACGGTTGGATTGGGCGGGATTTTTGATGTTGCCGGCGATGGTTACGCAGTCGACAATGTGAATGAAGATTTTGATCAGGCACTGGGTTATCACGGAGTGAATACAGGGCCATATATTGTCCTTCCATTCTTTGGCCCCTCAACGGCGCGTGGAATGGCGGGTCGCGTGGTCGACTCATTTTTAAACCCCACAACTTTTTTCTCACCGTCCTTTTTGGTCGGAGCGGGAATTACCATGGAAGAAAAGGTGAACGACGTGTCGTTCATCATCGAAGATAAGAAGTCGATCAACGAAAGCGCGATTGACGAATATGAAAGCGTTCGGGATTTTTACCATCAATATCGAGAAGGTCTGCTGAAAGAATAA
- a CDS encoding thioredoxin domain-containing protein translates to MANALSESTSPYLLRHAHQAVNWFPWAEEALKKAVSEQKPILLSIGYTACHWCHVMASESFEDPRITQYLNEHFISIKVDREERPDVDAFYMKALIAMNGQGGWPLNVFLTPDLKPFLGGSYFPLKGGDNRPGFLDVLKAASDSFQNRSEATAEYAESIMKQTAQSRIKKGGSGSRESVLKGAWKDALAVLEENYDSEYGGFGFGMKFPESSVYQFLLRCWLKTGSKETLEMLDKSLTAMSKGGLYDQLGGGFHRYATERNWEVPHFEKMLSDNALLTRLFLECFQATRQEMYSRIALETLDYLRLEMMSEDGVFYSSQAAHTDGLEGAYHTWEMKEVLALLGPRNAKVFAQAYGMSAGGNFNRRNVPVARASMEAIAERDGIPIFEVQHILNSGKKTLMEARRRRKAPERDDKIITAWNGLMIQSLSLGYAVLQDKSLLDASLKCAEFIWSRQWDGDRLFRVYSQGRSSVQGTLEDYACLVEGFIALYEACFDPVWIERACQIADALIREFHDVSDGGFFISSISDDSIPLRLKNAADDAAPSAYSQAVSALARLAAITQKKEYLRLARESVTACGDMIEETPAAFASLLGALDLVEGPVAEIVFTGSADHSEFKKMYAEVFHDFRPCKIVMQAVGDAAAETLPLTLGKSSAQGEPQVYVCQNQTCNAPVDSATALQRLLEPPPEIQINIFDENKHTAEMHTKENENFLGAMSEIFKHSGLGGR, encoded by the coding sequence ATGGCCAATGCCCTGAGCGAGTCCACGAGTCCTTACTTGTTGCGTCATGCGCATCAGGCGGTCAATTGGTTTCCCTGGGCTGAAGAGGCGCTGAAAAAGGCTGTCAGCGAGCAAAAACCGATTCTTTTGAGCATAGGCTACACCGCCTGCCACTGGTGCCATGTGATGGCGTCGGAATCGTTTGAAGACCCCCGCATCACCCAATACCTGAACGAACATTTCATCTCCATCAAAGTCGACCGGGAAGAACGTCCTGATGTCGACGCCTTTTACATGAAGGCGTTGATTGCCATGAACGGGCAGGGCGGCTGGCCTCTCAACGTTTTCCTGACTCCCGATCTCAAACCCTTTCTGGGCGGATCGTATTTCCCGCTCAAAGGCGGAGACAATCGCCCCGGTTTTCTCGATGTGTTGAAAGCCGCATCGGACAGCTTCCAAAATCGCTCCGAAGCCACCGCTGAATACGCTGAATCCATCATGAAGCAGACGGCGCAGTCGCGCATCAAAAAAGGCGGCTCCGGTTCGCGCGAATCCGTATTGAAGGGAGCGTGGAAAGATGCGCTTGCCGTTCTCGAAGAAAACTACGATTCGGAATATGGCGGCTTTGGTTTTGGCATGAAGTTTCCCGAAAGCTCGGTCTATCAATTTTTATTGAGATGCTGGCTGAAAACAGGTTCGAAGGAAACGCTGGAAATGCTGGATAAAAGTCTGACCGCCATGAGCAAAGGGGGATTGTACGACCAGTTGGGCGGCGGCTTCCATCGCTACGCGACGGAACGAAACTGGGAGGTTCCTCATTTTGAAAAAATGCTCAGCGACAACGCGCTCTTGACGCGCCTGTTCCTTGAATGTTTTCAGGCGACGCGGCAGGAGATGTATTCACGGATTGCGCTGGAAACGCTGGATTATTTACGACTCGAAATGATGTCTGAAGACGGCGTATTTTACTCCAGTCAGGCGGCGCATACCGACGGGCTGGAAGGCGCTTATCACACTTGGGAGATGAAAGAAGTCCTGGCCTTGCTGGGGCCGAGAAACGCCAAGGTGTTTGCCCAGGCTTATGGAATGAGCGCTGGCGGCAATTTCAATCGCCGCAATGTGCCGGTGGCCCGAGCGTCAATGGAGGCGATCGCAGAGCGAGACGGCATCCCCATTTTTGAAGTGCAACATATTTTGAACTCAGGAAAGAAGACCTTGATGGAAGCGCGTCGTCGAAGAAAAGCGCCTGAGAGGGACGATAAAATCATCACCGCCTGGAATGGTTTGATGATTCAGTCTCTGTCGCTTGGTTACGCGGTGTTGCAGGACAAGAGCTTGCTCGACGCTTCTCTCAAATGCGCGGAGTTTATCTGGAGTCGGCAATGGGATGGAGATCGGCTTTTCCGCGTGTATTCTCAAGGCCGGTCCAGCGTGCAGGGGACGCTTGAGGATTATGCCTGTCTTGTGGAAGGTTTCATCGCCTTGTACGAGGCCTGCTTCGATCCGGTTTGGATTGAACGCGCCTGTCAAATTGCCGATGCCTTGATCCGTGAATTCCACGACGTCTCGGACGGCGGCTTTTTCATTTCTTCGATTTCGGATGATTCCATTCCTCTGCGTCTAAAAAACGCCGCAGACGATGCGGCTCCGTCCGCCTATTCTCAAGCCGTATCTGCATTGGCGCGATTGGCGGCGATCACGCAAAAGAAAGAATACCTGCGTTTGGCGCGTGAGTCTGTCACCGCCTGCGGCGACATGATCGAAGAGACTCCCGCCGCATTCGCCAGTCTGCTGGGCGCGCTCGATCTTGTCGAGGGGCCGGTGGCAGAAATTGTCTTTACCGGTTCTGCCGATCACTCAGAATTTAAAAAAATGTATGCGGAAGTGTTTCATGATTTTCGTCCCTGCAAGATTGTGATGCAGGCTGTCGGCGACGCGGCGGCGGAAACCTTGCCGTTGACACTGGGGAAATCATCCGCACAGGGAGAACCGCAGGTCTACGTTTGTCAAAACCAGACCTGCAATGCGCCGGTGGATTCTGCGACGGCGCTCCAGCGATTGCTGGAACCGCCCCCTGAAATTCAAATCAATATCTTTGATGAAAACAAGCATACGGCTGAAATGCATACCAAGGAAAATGAGAATTTTCTTGGCGCCATGTCTGAAATTTTCAAACATTCAGGCTTGGGCGGTAGGTAG
- a CDS encoding chlorite dismutase, with the protein MSVNDKELEDFMPALELNWTDGAVERMKNVPFFVRKSVVRGIEQFAKDMGIEEVDDAVVSRARQEREGAAIAKARAEKTQTSTDNGENKEVKRQYVNFAFYKLDPAFRRLPKEEREEAKREFTDFLEEWDANSKMILLSYSMVGIRSDCDIMLWRISYELEEFQRMTTRMLLTKLGSYLNVTLSYLSMTKRSMYQDMFNPEHEEDRTHIIPGKAKYLFIYPFVKSREWYLLTQFTRQGIMDEHIFVGNKFPSVKLNTTYSFGIDDQEFVVAFETDYPQDFVDLVMELRETEGSRYVVEDTPIFTCVAMSLEDAINSLGI; encoded by the coding sequence ATGAGTGTGAACGACAAAGAACTTGAAGATTTCATGCCCGCCCTGGAATTGAACTGGACCGACGGCGCGGTCGAGCGAATGAAGAATGTACCGTTCTTCGTACGCAAGAGCGTTGTCAGAGGGATTGAACAATTTGCGAAGGATATGGGCATTGAAGAAGTAGACGATGCGGTTGTTTCACGAGCCAGACAAGAGCGTGAAGGCGCGGCGATCGCTAAAGCGCGCGCAGAGAAAACCCAGACGTCGACTGATAACGGAGAGAATAAGGAAGTTAAGCGTCAGTATGTTAACTTCGCTTTTTATAAATTGGACCCTGCGTTTCGCCGACTTCCCAAAGAGGAACGGGAAGAAGCCAAGCGTGAGTTCACCGACTTTTTAGAGGAATGGGACGCCAATTCCAAGATGATCCTCCTCAGTTATTCCATGGTGGGGATTCGTAGTGACTGCGACATCATGTTGTGGCGGATTTCTTATGAGCTGGAAGAGTTCCAGCGCATGACGACGCGTATGTTGCTCACGAAACTGGGTTCGTATTTGAACGTAACGCTTTCGTATTTGTCGATGACCAAGCGTTCGATGTATCAGGATATGTTCAACCCGGAGCATGAGGAAGATCGCACCCATATCATTCCTGGAAAAGCGAAATACCTGTTCATTTATCCTTTCGTTAAATCGCGAGAATGGTACTTGCTGACTCAGTTCACGCGTCAGGGAATCATGGACGAGCATATTTTCGTAGGTAATAAATTCCCATCCGTTAAATTGAACACGACCTATTCGTTCGGCATTGACGATCAGGAATTCGTCGTGGCATTCGAAACGGATTATCCTCAGGATTTTGTGGATCTGGTCATGGAGTTGCGCGAGACAGAGGGAAGTCGCTACGTTGTGGAAGACACGCCGATTTTCACCTGTGTTGCGATGTCTCTTGAAGACGCGATCAACAGCCTGGGCATCTAG
- a CDS encoding DUF1643 domain-containing protein translates to MTDDKEWDRGASFSRCGAYRYDLWRIWDQNKDFVAFIMLNPSTADVYKNDPTVERCQRFALAWGFGGLHVCNIFALRTTYPKILRENSRPVGTGNDAMILKRAQGAGKVICAWGNHGAFLDRGEKVVTKLLKRGIQPHAFDLTLQGQPKHPLYLRKTAKARPWNGFPRNKKKSS, encoded by the coding sequence ATGACAGACGATAAAGAGTGGGACAGGGGCGCCTCGTTTTCCCGGTGCGGCGCCTACCGATACGACCTTTGGCGGATATGGGATCAGAATAAGGATTTTGTCGCCTTCATCATGTTGAATCCGTCAACAGCGGACGTGTACAAGAACGACCCGACGGTGGAGCGCTGCCAGCGATTCGCCCTTGCCTGGGGCTTTGGCGGCTTGCATGTTTGTAATATTTTTGCGTTGAGAACAACCTACCCAAAGATTTTAAGAGAGAACAGTCGCCCTGTGGGAACTGGAAATGATGCGATGATTCTAAAGCGAGCGCAAGGCGCGGGGAAAGTGATTTGCGCCTGGGGGAATCACGGCGCATTTCTGGATCGGGGTGAAAAAGTGGTGACCAAACTCCTCAAGCGCGGGATTCAACCACACGCCTTTGACCTGACCCTGCAGGGGCAACCCAAACATCCTCTTTATTTGCGGAAAACCGCCAAGGCCAGGCCCTGGAACGGTTTCCCGCGCAATAAAAAGAAAAGCTCCTGA
- a CDS encoding Mrp/NBP35 family ATP-binding protein — protein MKTYEDLAGDGGSNIVEQVQSLGVKLRSRLDKIKYKICLMSGKGGVGKSSVTANIAACLADKGFSVGILDADLNGPSIAHLLGVAPDAKLEVDETGVEPGHGVHGIKIMSMDMLLSNPDQPVMWTETPEATAVWVSTMESTALRELVADTKWGELDFLLVDMPPGSDRIDNIRSLIPELSGVVEITIPSPLSQHIVSKSITKNNKMGVPVIGLIENMATYVCPHCDKEGTLFEGEDVNELSTRKGIPFIGKIPFDTRISRKTDSGGLFYVENKDSVTGKAIEGVADAILTFIKQKS, from the coding sequence ATGAAAACATATGAGGACCTTGCGGGAGACGGCGGCTCGAATATTGTTGAGCAGGTGCAAAGCCTGGGAGTCAAACTGCGCTCCCGCCTGGATAAAATCAAATACAAAATCTGCCTGATGAGCGGCAAAGGCGGGGTTGGCAAAAGCTCCGTTACCGCCAACATTGCGGCCTGTCTGGCGGATAAAGGTTTCAGCGTTGGTATTCTCGACGCCGACCTGAACGGTCCCAGCATCGCGCATCTCCTGGGAGTGGCCCCAGACGCCAAGCTGGAAGTCGATGAAACCGGCGTGGAGCCAGGACACGGCGTTCACGGAATCAAGATCATGTCAATGGACATGCTCTTGTCCAATCCCGACCAACCGGTGATGTGGACGGAAACCCCGGAAGCCACCGCAGTCTGGGTGAGCACCATGGAGTCCACCGCCTTGCGCGAGCTTGTGGCGGACACCAAATGGGGCGAACTGGACTTTCTGCTGGTGGACATGCCTCCGGGTAGCGACCGCATTGACAATATCCGCAGTCTGATTCCGGAATTGTCCGGCGTGGTGGAGATCACCATCCCCTCTCCCCTGTCGCAACACATCGTTTCAAAATCCATCACCAAAAATAACAAAATGGGGGTTCCAGTCATCGGCCTGATCGAAAACATGGCCACCTATGTCTGCCCCCATTGCGACAAAGAAGGAACTTTATTTGAAGGCGAAGACGTCAACGAGCTTTCAACGCGCAAGGGAATCCCCTTCATCGGCAAAATTCCTTTCGACACCCGAATCTCCAGAAAAACCGATTCTGGCGGTCTGTTTTACGTAGAAAACAAAGACTCAGTAACGGGCAAAGCCATCGAAGGAGTTGCCGACGCCATCTTAACTTTTATCAAACAAAAATCCTGA